TTGCTAACTGGCCAGAAGCCTTTTTGCTAACTGGCCAGAAGCCTTTTTGCTAACTGGCCAGAAGCCTTTTTGCTAACTGGCCAGAAGCCTTTTTGCTAACTGGCCAGAAGCCTTTTTGCTAACTGGCCAGAAGCCTTTTTGCTAACTGGCCAGAAGCCTTTTTGCTAGCTGGCCAGAAGCCTTTTTGCTAACTGGCCAGAAGCCTTTTTGCTAACTGGCCAGAAGCCTTTTTGCTAACTGGCCAGAAGCCTTTTTGCTAACTGGCCAGAAGCCTTTTTGCTAACTGGCCAGAAGCCTTTTTGCTAACTGGCCAGAAGCCTTATTGCTATCTGGCCAGAAGCCTTTTTGCTAACTGGCCAGGAGTTAAGAAGATGTGTAATAGAAATGTGTAATAGATTTAGAGATCCAACCTGATGTCATATGTGTTCAAGAAACATGGCTTAGACCACGTCTTGAATGTATTGTTCCTGGTTATTGTCCAATCAGATCTGATATATCATCTGGACATTGTGGTGGCTGTGCTACGTTCCTAAGggaaggactgtgggctctccttctccgtggccaacgtgagtaagacattaaaaagtgtcaaccctcgcaaggctgccggcccagacagcatccctagccgtgtcctcagagcatgtgcagaccagctgtctggtgtgtttacggacatattcaatctctccctatcccagtctgctgtccccacatgcttcaagatggccagattgttcctgtacccaagaatgcaaacgtagctaaggtaactgaactaaatgactatcgccccgcagcactcacttctgtcatcatgaagtgctttgagagactagtcaaggatcatatcatctCCCCGTTACCTGTCACCCTTGACCCACTTCAACTTGCTTACCGCCCCTATAGGtcaacagacgatgcaatcggcatcacactgccctatcccatcaggacaagaggaatacctatgtaagaatgctgttcattgactatagctgaGCATTCAATGCCATAGTCccctcatcattaagcttgaggccctggttctcaaccccaccctgtgcaattgggtcctggacttcctggcgggtcgcccccaggtggtgaaggtaggaaacaacatctccactccgctgatcctcaacactggggccccacaagggtgcgtgctcagccccctcctgtactccctgttcacccatgactgagtggtcatgcacgcctccaactcaatcatcaggttTGCAGAAAACACAACaatagtaggcttgattaccaacaacgacgagacagcctacagggaggaggtgagggctcttggagtgtggtgtcaggaaaataacctctcactcaacatcaacaaaacaaaggagatgatcgtggacttcaggaaaaggcAGAGGGGGCAACCTCCTATCCACATCAACAAGCCCAATCTAAAtcaacgggacagcagtggagaaggtgaaaagttttaagttcctcagcgtacatatcactgacaaactgaaatggtccacccacacagacagtgtggtaaagaaggagcaacagcacctcttcaacctcaggagtctgaagaaatgtgtcttgtcacctaaagccatcacaaacttttacagatgcaaaattgagagcatcctgtcgggctgtatcaccacctggtatggcaactgcaccgcccacaactgcagggctctccagagggtggtgcggactacacaatgcatcactgggggcaacctacctgccctccaggacacctacagcacccaatgtcacaggaaggtcaaaaagatcatcaaggacatcaaccacccgagccactgcctgttgtccccgctaccatccagaaggcgaggtcagtacaggtgcatcaatgctgggaccgagagactgaaaaacagcttctatctcaaggccatcggactgttaaacagcttaaattagcacagagaggctgctgcctacatacagacttcaaatcattggccactaaTAAATGAAGCATTAGTCAAtctaataatgccactttaataatgtttacatatcttgcatctcatttgtatatactgtattctatactatctattgcatcttggcCTATGCCGCTTTGGCATAGTTCATCCATTGATTTatattccttacttagatttgtgtgtattaggtatttgttgtggaattgttagatattgctgcgcTGTCAGGACTAGAAGCACAGGCATTTTtctacacttgcaataacatctgctaaccatgtgtatgtgaccaataattgTATTTGATATTATTAGCAACACAGGTGTGAGATTTTAAATGCTCGTGTTAATGTGTATAAGAAAAGAGATACTGTTGACTCTTCTTTGGATGCTGATTTGACCATACATGAGACGTGTTCAGCCTTAACAGGCTGTGGATGTACAGCCCCAGGCCATGATCAGTTGATTTTTACCAGACAATCAACATCTGTATGTGCCTTACAAGTGGAGGCAGGTGAGATGCCTCTGGATATATGGCGTAAAAAAAAAGATAGAATTATTGTATGCTCAGATTCTCTGTCCGTATTGAATAGTTTATAATTTTGTAAATCTAATAGGAGTGACCTACTATTGATGGTATTAATGTTATTATGGAGAATTGAGAGAATGGGTGTATTAGTGAGATTCTGCTGGGTCCCagcacatattttttttttttacctttatttaaccaggcaagtcagttaagaacaaattcttattttcaatgacgacctaggaacggtgggttaactgcctaatTTTAATGTTCCACTGGATAGAGATGAGGCCAAATGTAGGATCAGAGCCATTTTGATAGATGTGTGACAGAAGAGATGGGACTCTGAGCCCAAGGGCCGGGATTTATATGCCCTCTAAAGAAAGGTTGTGGACCAAGATGCAAAGGAAGAGGTGGTGTTTGCTCGATTGCGCTTTGGACATTGTACATTGAACTCGTCATTACATCTGGTTGGCAAGCATGTGAATGGCTTGTGTCTCGAGTGTATGGCCGATGAAACGATGGAGTATgtattgttatattgttgtaaGTGTGTTTAAGAGAGGGACAGATTCAAGTATAGGGTCATTGAGGTTGGAAGGTATTTTGAGGATGGGGGAGGGTCTGTTACAAGTTAGTAGGCTTTTTAAAAATTTTCTCAGAAATACTGAGTTAGGTAGGATGATTTAGAGATGTTGTAAACAGGGATTGAGCACccactccagcacagtaggtgaCGGCATGCACCTTTAACGTTGGTTTGCGGACCGCCATTATATCATAGAAGAAGAAGTGGCCATAGGAAAGTGGAAGTCATTTCGCTTCCGGCCTACTCTGGCGATTCTTCACCAAATATTCTGTGCTTGGCATACTTTATACACTCGATCTATAAAGTACATCGACAAACTGACCTCAGAGCAACGACAATTCAATCTCAACGTCAACGAAAGTAACGGTCATCCCGTGGAAACTTTGGACTTGTCCTTTTACCGCTGGTGAGTTAGCATGCTATCGTTCGCTAACTGTAAGCTAAATAGGCAGCGCCAACTCAATGAATATGTGCGGTAAATTTACGTGACTTTACTGGACGCGTCTTTATAGAATAGTGGAAGGTTTATTTGTGTCTTATTCAATCAAGGTTAacgttttttaatgtattattataCACGTATGATATAGTCATGTTCTAGAGACGATTTGGTGAATTACGTCACGAAATGAGATGCGTTCCCTTAAAATGGTTCTCTCCACACACAACTTTTTAAATATTAGAATATACGATTACAACATAGCTTCACAGAATACAGTAGATAGTATTATATAAATAACATCTATGGTCCTCTCTTTATAGCATCCTAAAATACACTGGAGACATTCAGAAACATAATTAGAATGCATcgatttaactttttttttgttttttgttgtaaaAATGAGTTTTGTCTGATATGAAAGAAGAAGGTCCTTATGCTTCCTAACCTTACCACACGTGTTgtgtgttaatgttcagaccaaGCATCGGGGCTATTAACAAAACTCCCCTGTACAGAAGATGCCTTCATCCAATTACTCGTATGTGTATTGCAACAGAGTCAGGATCAAGGGCTTGGGAGGGTGCAACTAAGACCCCAGAAATGACAAGGGTTTCAGtaagaggactaactggtgtctccaagtggccacacacctcttcaatgtGTGTTCTGATACTAAGTCATCTCATTGCACTTTGACACAGCGAAAGAGCCATCATCTTTaaggtgttttaaaaaaaaaaaactctcctAGCTTTGCCATTGAGGAACTGAAGATAGCACTTGTAGTTTTTTGGGGTTTGGAACCCAGTCCTGCATCTCCATATCTACCCTGCATCTCCAAGATGCTTATATGAATGACATCAGAGTGGAATTTATTCTAATCCTTAACTCAGAAAACATCGAGTCCTCTCTTACTCAGACAACACAATGCGCAGAAGTCCCAATTAGCAGGAGGGATGGGTGTGAgatcttgttgtgtgtgtgtgtggtgctcacGTTTTTAGAGCATCTATCAGTTGAATCTCATACAGctctgagctctgacatcatgtgtagaatgttactgtacagccactgtgttCCAATGTAATTCCCTTATCAGTGACCTAATCTGAGCATCTATCAGTTGAATCTCATACAGCTCTGACATCATGTGTagaatgttactgtacagccactgtgttCCAATGTAATTCCCTTGTCAGTGACCTAATCAGACATTTTCAACCCGTTTACGGGCTAGAGTGTAAAGTGTTGAGATTAATAGCCTCTAAATACTAATGTTATATAAACATACAATATACATAAAAAGCATTAATTGATATTACAACAGCATGTCGGTTTCACATCAAAAGTTGAAATGCCATGGAAATATTCAATCGGTAACATGTGAGCAGTAAACATCAAAGtattggatatatatatattttgacacTATCCGTCTACTACTACAGGTCATCTAAAGTGTATGGACTTCCTGCTGTCTTCTACTACAGATCATCTAAAGTGTATGGACTTCCTGCTGTTTTTTTTACAGTTAATTTACTTCCTGCTCTCTTCTTCTACTACAGGTCATCTAAAGTGTATGGACTTCCTGCTCTCTTCTTCTACTACAGGTCATCTAAAGTGTATGGACTTCCtgctctcttcttcttctacagGTCATCTAAAGTGTATGGACTTCCTGCTGTCTTGCCATTGACTGCATTGTTGTTGTTCCCAACAGCAGGGCAACATGAGTCGGAAGAGGGACAAGCTGTTGGATGGACTGGAACAGAGTTTATACACTCTAACCAAGGACAACTTATGTTACCTGTGCGTTCGTTGTGGAATCCGAGGCTCCGAGGATCGGTTCAAAGGTAAACAAAACAGTGAACGCACGCTGCGGCGTCAAATCATGGAGGAAATCTGGGAAAATGAGGATTCAAAGTCTTGGTTACTCCGACTGAAAGAGGACATCAGAGGTATACAGGAGGATGGTAGACATGTAACCGTGAGCTCCAGTGCATCAAGCAGCGTGTCCTCGAGTCCCAGCCAGTCTGATGGTGATGGGGACGCTGCAGACTGCCGTGAAGCTGGGAAGCCTCGACAGTCGGAAGTGACTcagcgaacacacactggagagaagccttacagtTGCACTCAGTGTGGGAAGACATTCACACAGTCAGGAAGCCTGGCAACTCAtctgagaacacacactggagagaaaccgcATAGCTGTGATGTATGTGGGAAGACTTTTAACGTAGCCTTCAATCTGAACCGACACCAGCGAACGCACACCggagagaaaccctacagctgtgagaagtgtgggaagagcttttcTCAGTCAGGCCTACTGGCCAGCCACCGTCGTtcgcacacaggagagaaaccgtatGTCTGTGATCAGTGTGGGCAGAGCTTTGTCAATCCGGGATCCCTGGCAAAGCACAAGCGAAAACAACATgcgggagagaagccttacagcTGCGCGgattgtgggaagagtttcttTGAATCACATACCCTGGCTAACCATcggaggacacacacaggagagaagccttacagcTGTGATCTATGTGGGAAAAGTTTTGCTCTGTCAGGAACCCTGATTAAACATAAGCTGACtcatacaggagagaaaccgtacAGCTGTGACCGGTGTGGGAAGAGCTTCCGTGAATCAGGCAGGTTGAAAGTTCACCAGAGaatgcacactggagagaaaccttacggctgtgatcaatgtgggaagaaatTTGGTCATTCGCAACACCTGAAAGAACACCTGCGAacgcacacaggagagaagccatttagctgtgatcagtgtgagaGGAAATTCACTCAACCACAACACCTGAAATCACACatgagaacacacactggagagaagccgtTTGTCTGTGATCAGTGTGAGAAGAGATTCGCTCATTCGCAACAGCTCAAAGCACACCTACGaatgcacactggagagaaacctcatATCTGCGATCAGTGTGAGAAGAAATTTGCTCATTCACAACACCTGAAAGATCACatgcgaacacacacaggagagaagccgtacATCTGTGGAGAATGCGGAAAGAGCTTTGCTAGAACGGGAACATTGAAAGTGCACCAGAAATCACACGCAGCAGGTGAAGTGTGTACAGATCTGCCTCCCCAGGATCAGTTCCAGAACCCTCAAATAAATCTGAACAGCACCAAGTTCCagatccatctccctccccaggaTCAGTTCCAGAACCCTCAAATAAATCTGAACAGCACCAAGTTCCagatccatctccctccccaggaTCAGTTCCAGAACCTTCCATAAACTCAGAAAAGTCCAAAGTTCCGCTGCTGGACTCCTCTAGCACTAGGCAATTATGACACCTATctgttctatatatatatatatatatatatgtggtaaagaggtcaatggaactcGACCAAAACAATAGAAATGCCATGGACACAGGTGGGAGAAAGATG
This is a stretch of genomic DNA from Oncorhynchus clarkii lewisi isolate Uvic-CL-2024 chromosome 17, UVic_Ocla_1.0, whole genome shotgun sequence. It encodes these proteins:
- the LOC139370095 gene encoding zinc finger protein ZFP2-like, with the protein product MSRKRDKLLDGLEQSLYTLTKDNLCYLCVRCGIRGSEDRFKGKQNSERTLRRQIMEEIWENEDSKSWLLRLKEDIRGIQEDGRHVTVSSSASSSVSSSPSQSDGDGDAADCREAGKPRQSEVTQRTHTGEKPYSCTQCGKTFTQSGSLATHLRTHTGEKPHSCDVCGKTFNVAFNLNRHQRTHTGEKPYSCEKCGKSFSQSGLLASHRRSHTGEKPYVCDQCGQSFVNPGSLAKHKRKQHAGEKPYSCADCGKSFFESHTLANHRRTHTGEKPYSCDLCGKSFALSGTLIKHKLTHTGEKPYSCDRCGKSFRESGRLKVHQRMHTGEKPYGCDQCGKKFGHSQHLKEHLRTHTGEKPFSCDQCERKFTQPQHLKSHMRTHTGEKPFVCDQCEKRFAHSQQLKAHLRMHTGEKPHICDQCEKKFAHSQHLKDHMRTHTGEKPYICGECGKSFARTGTLKVHQKSHAAGEVCTDLPPQDQFQNPQINLNSTKFQIHLPPQDQFQNPQINLNSTKFQIHLPPQDQFQNLP